One genomic segment of Devosia sp. includes these proteins:
- a CDS encoding ABC transporter permease: MAGLSYFQLYLALVAALIGALGFALGVPTLGAAPLVTLFFALAALSLLRFWLPFSLWLDGALAVLSAVALIEALPAGPTPIHHWLALIAGWAFAWLFVERLSAAIRAGRLPETGTGLLIPIIFGLSLLVVWEVVTRGANVPPVLLPPPSAIWARLVAEVPTLWADFVQTFIKSVLPGYAIGCLAGLVVAIAVDRSPFLKAGVMPIGNFMSALPIIGIAPIMVMWFGFDWQSKAAVVVAMTFFPMLVNTVAGLNAASGMERDLMTTYAASYWQTLMKLRLPAAGPFIFNALKINSTLALIGAIVAEFFGTPVVGMGFRISTGVGRLAIDLVWAEIAVAAVAGSVFYACVALIERGVTFWHPSVRGGRA, from the coding sequence ATGGCGGGCCTCTCCTATTTCCAGCTCTACCTGGCGCTGGTCGCCGCCCTCATTGGCGCGCTTGGCTTTGCCCTGGGCGTGCCAACCCTGGGCGCGGCGCCGCTGGTCACCCTGTTCTTTGCGCTGGCGGCCCTGTCGCTGCTGCGCTTCTGGCTGCCGTTCAGCCTCTGGCTCGACGGGGCTCTGGCGGTGCTGAGCGCGGTGGCTCTGATTGAAGCGCTGCCGGCCGGGCCGACGCCGATCCACCACTGGCTGGCTTTGATCGCCGGCTGGGCCTTTGCCTGGCTGTTCGTCGAGCGCCTGTCGGCCGCCATCCGGGCCGGCCGCTTGCCGGAGACCGGCACGGGCCTGCTCATCCCCATCATCTTCGGGCTGTCGCTTCTGGTGGTGTGGGAAGTGGTGACCCGCGGCGCCAATGTGCCCCCGGTGCTGCTGCCGCCGCCATCGGCCATCTGGGCGCGGCTCGTAGCCGAAGTGCCCACGCTCTGGGCCGATTTCGTCCAGACTTTCATCAAATCGGTGCTGCCCGGCTATGCCATCGGGTGTCTGGCCGGGCTTGTCGTCGCCATTGCGGTGGACCGTTCGCCCTTCCTTAAGGCCGGGGTCATGCCGATCGGCAATTTCATGTCGGCGCTGCCGATCATCGGCATCGCCCCGATCATGGTCATGTGGTTCGGCTTCGACTGGCAGAGCAAGGCCGCCGTCGTCGTCGCCATGACGTTCTTTCCCATGCTGGTCAATACCGTGGCCGGGCTCAATGCCGCCTCGGGCATGGAACGCGACCTCATGACCACCTATGCCGCCTCCTATTGGCAAACCCTTATGAAGCTCAGGCTCCCCGCTGCGGGCCCCTTCATATTCAACGCCCTCAAGATCAACTCGACTCTGGCCTTGATCGGCGCAATCGTAGCGGAATTCTTCGGGACGCCCGTCGTGGGAATGGGCTTCCGGATATCGACCGGGGTGGGGCGTCTCGCCATCGACCTGGTCTGGGCGGAGATCGCTGTTGCGGCGGTCGCGGGGTCCGTCTTCTACGCTTGTGTCGCCCTCATCGAGAGGGGCGTCACTTTCTGGCATCCGTCTGTCCGTGGTGGACGGGCGTAA
- a CDS encoding ABC transporter permease encodes MTRVIPVLTIVLAIVAFWYGMAIHMNAPWQERLNERAGLESVAFMDFAQQTWAQDKPVLPAPHQVVGEIWNATAALELTSRRSLAYHGWITLSATLLGFVFGTALGVALAVAIIHNDASDRSLMPWIIASQTIPILAVAPMVVVGLGSVGMTGLVPKALISMYLSFFPVVVGMVKGLRSPEAIQLDLMRTYDANPWQVFWKLRWPAAMPFLFASMKVGIAISLIGAVVAELSNASGGGLGVRLLTGSYNGQTIQIWAALFIAAGLAAALVAILGGAEKWVNGRMGARA; translated from the coding sequence ATGACCCGCGTCATCCCCGTTCTCACCATCGTCCTCGCCATCGTGGCCTTCTGGTATGGCATGGCCATTCACATGAATGCGCCATGGCAGGAGCGGCTCAATGAGCGGGCCGGGCTGGAAAGTGTCGCGTTCATGGATTTCGCCCAGCAGACCTGGGCGCAGGACAAGCCGGTGCTGCCGGCGCCGCATCAGGTGGTGGGTGAAATCTGGAATGCCACGGCGGCGCTGGAGCTGACCTCGCGGCGTTCGCTGGCTTATCACGGCTGGATTACGCTCTCTGCCACATTGCTCGGCTTTGTCTTCGGGACGGCCCTCGGCGTGGCGCTGGCCGTGGCCATCATCCACAACGATGCGTCCGATCGCTCGCTGATGCCCTGGATCATCGCCAGCCAGACCATTCCCATTCTCGCCGTGGCGCCCATGGTGGTCGTGGGGCTTGGCTCGGTCGGCATGACCGGGCTCGTGCCCAAGGCGTTGATTTCGATGTATCTGAGCTTTTTCCCGGTGGTTGTCGGTATGGTCAAGGGCCTGCGCTCGCCCGAAGCCATCCAGCTCGATCTCATGCGCACCTATGACGCCAATCCCTGGCAGGTGTTCTGGAAACTGCGCTGGCCCGCTGCCATGCCGTTCCTCTTCGCCTCGATGAAGGTGGGCATTGCCATTTCGCTGATCGGGGCGGTGGTGGCCGAATTGTCCAACGCCTCGGGCGGTGGCCTCGGGGTGCGGCTGCTCACCGGCTCCTACAATGGCCAGACCATCCAGATCTGGGCCGCCCTGTTCATCGCGGCGGGCCTTGCGGCGGCCCTCGTGGCGATCCTTGGCGGCGCGGAAAAGTGGGTCAACGGCCGGATGGGAGCACGGGCATGA
- a CDS encoding ABC transporter substrate-binding protein: protein MKKLITGVLAGALALSAAPAAMAADALTLQLKWVTQAQFAGYLVAESKGFYDEEDLDITILPGGPNIAPPQVIAGGGADIIVEWMAAGLAARDNGVPLVNIAQPFKRSALMMICPTETGVTTEADFPGHTLGVWFFGNEYPFFAWMNKLGLATDGSEGGVTVLQQSFDIQPMIQGQADCISVMTYNEYGQALDAGYGPDNLTIFNYTEMGNDLLEDGLYVMEDTLDDPAKVDAYTRFVRASMKGWQYALENPEEAAQIVVDMDDSGAATLEHQLYMVGEVSKLVDADDPALDMATYERTVQALIDQSIIKAQPEGAYTTVVTDALK from the coding sequence ATGAAAAAGTTGATCACAGGTGTTCTGGCCGGCGCCCTGGCGCTGTCCGCTGCCCCGGCAGCCATGGCCGCCGACGCGCTGACCCTGCAGCTCAAATGGGTTACCCAGGCGCAGTTCGCCGGTTATCTGGTGGCCGAATCCAAGGGCTTCTATGACGAGGAGGACCTCGACATCACCATCCTGCCCGGCGGCCCCAATATCGCTCCGCCGCAGGTGATCGCCGGCGGCGGCGCCGACATCATTGTCGAGTGGATGGCAGCGGGCCTTGCCGCGCGCGACAATGGCGTGCCGCTGGTCAATATCGCCCAGCCGTTCAAGCGCTCGGCGCTGATGATGATCTGCCCGACCGAAACCGGCGTGACCACGGAAGCCGATTTCCCCGGCCATACGCTGGGTGTCTGGTTCTTCGGCAACGAATATCCGTTCTTTGCCTGGATGAACAAGCTGGGCCTGGCCACCGATGGTTCGGAAGGCGGCGTCACGGTGCTGCAGCAGAGCTTCGACATCCAGCCGATGATCCAGGGCCAGGCGGACTGTATCTCGGTGATGACCTATAACGAATACGGCCAGGCGCTCGATGCCGGCTACGGCCCGGACAACCTGACCATTTTCAACTATACCGAAATGGGCAATGACCTGCTCGAAGACGGCCTCTATGTCATGGAGGACACGCTCGACGATCCGGCCAAGGTGGATGCCTATACCCGCTTCGTGCGCGCCTCGATGAAGGGCTGGCAATATGCGCTGGAGAACCCCGAGGAAGCGGCCCAGATCGTCGTCGACATGGACGATTCCGGTGCTGCCACCCTCGAGCACCAGCTCTATATGGTCGGCGAAGTGTCCAAGCTGGTCGATGCCGACGATCCGGCCCTCGACATGGCCACCTATGAGCGCACGGTGCAGGCGCTGATCGACCAGTCGATCATCAAGGCACAGCCGGAAGGCGCCTATACCACGGTCGTGACCGACGCCCTCAAATAG
- a CDS encoding Zn-dependent hydrolase, producing MTSPGENFRINGDRLWESLMEMAKIGPGIAGGNNRQTLTDEDKAGRELFQGWCDQAGLTMGVDKMGTMFMTRPGTDPDALPVYVGSHLDTQPTGGKYDGVLGVLAALEVVRSLNDLNIKTRHPIVVTNWANEEGARFAPAMLASGVFAGMHSLDYAYGRKDQEGLTYGDELKRIGWLGAEEVGARKMHAYFEYHIEQGPILEAENKQIGVVTHGQGLWWLEFTLTGKEAHTGSTPMQMRVNAGLAMARILEMVQAVAMDHQPGAVGGVGQMRFAPNSRNVLPGSVVFTVDIRSPELAKLTSMRTQIDERAQAICAELGVGYDMEAVGHFDPVAFDPTLVARVRGAAEKLGYSHMDIISGAGHDACWANRVAPSTMIMCPCVDGLSHNEAEDISKEWATAGADVLFHAVVETAGIVE from the coding sequence ATGACCTCTCCCGGCGAAAATTTTCGGATCAATGGCGACCGGCTCTGGGAGAGTCTCATGGAGATGGCCAAGATCGGTCCCGGTATTGCCGGGGGCAACAATCGCCAGACGCTGACCGATGAGGACAAGGCGGGGCGCGAACTGTTTCAGGGCTGGTGCGACCAGGCGGGCCTCACCATGGGCGTCGACAAGATGGGCACCATGTTCATGACCCGGCCCGGCACCGACCCGGACGCCCTGCCGGTCTATGTCGGCAGCCATCTCGATACCCAGCCGACCGGCGGCAAATATGACGGCGTGCTCGGGGTCCTTGCGGCACTCGAAGTGGTGCGCTCGCTCAACGACCTCAATATCAAGACCCGCCATCCCATCGTCGTCACCAACTGGGCCAATGAGGAAGGGGCGCGTTTCGCCCCGGCCATGCTGGCCTCGGGGGTCTTTGCCGGCATGCACAGCCTCGACTATGCCTATGGCCGCAAGGACCAGGAGGGGCTGACCTATGGCGATGAGCTCAAGCGCATCGGCTGGCTCGGCGCGGAAGAAGTCGGCGCGCGAAAAATGCACGCCTATTTCGAATATCACATCGAGCAGGGGCCCATTCTCGAGGCCGAGAACAAGCAGATCGGCGTGGTGACGCACGGCCAGGGCCTGTGGTGGCTCGAATTCACCCTCACCGGCAAGGAAGCCCATACCGGCTCGACCCCTATGCAGATGCGGGTCAATGCCGGTCTCGCCATGGCGCGGATACTCGAAATGGTGCAGGCCGTCGCCATGGATCACCAGCCCGGCGCCGTCGGTGGCGTGGGCCAGATGAGGTTTGCCCCCAATTCGCGCAATGTGCTGCCCGGCTCCGTGGTGTTCACCGTCGATATCCGCTCGCCCGAACTGGCCAAGCTCACCTCGATGCGGACGCAGATCGACGAACGGGCCCAGGCCATCTGCGCCGAACTGGGTGTTGGCTATGACATGGAGGCGGTGGGCCATTTCGACCCTGTGGCGTTCGATCCGACCCTGGTTGCCCGCGTGCGCGGCGCCGCCGAAAAGCTCGGCTACAGCCACATGGACATCATTTCCGGCGCCGGGCACGACGCCTGCTGGGCCAATCGGGTGGCGCCCTCGACCATGATCATGTGTCCCTGCGTCGACGGGCTCAGCCACAACGAGGCAGAGGATATTTCCAAGGAATGGGCGACGGCCGGCGCTGACGTGCTTTTCCACGCGGTGGTCGAAACCGCCGGCATTGTCGAATAG
- a CDS encoding DUF559 domain-containing protein, giving the protein MERARTLRRAMTEAEARLWYHLRDRRLLGFKFVRQFPIASYYADFVCRDAMLVIEADGGQHGSARDAIRDGAIEAAGYTVLRFWNNDILGNTPGVLERIHDTLASCAPSPLSGEGQGEGSFVSDQTHE; this is encoded by the coding sequence GTGGAGAGGGCGCGCACCCTACGCAGGGCCATGACCGAGGCAGAAGCGCGCCTTTGGTATCACTTGCGGGATCGCCGCCTTCTCGGCTTCAAATTCGTCCGCCAATTTCCAATCGCATCCTATTACGCCGACTTTGTCTGCCGCGACGCCATGCTGGTGATCGAGGCCGATGGCGGGCAGCATGGTTCGGCGCGGGATGCCATCCGCGACGGCGCCATTGAGGCTGCCGGATACACAGTCCTGCGCTTCTGGAACAATGACATCCTGGGCAATACGCCCGGCGTCCTGGAGCGCATCCACGACACCCTCGCCTCCTGCGCCCCCTCGCCCCTATCGGGAGAGGGTCAGGGTGAGGGGTCTTTCGTTTCCGACCAAACACACGAGTAA
- a CDS encoding CoA-acylating methylmalonate-semialdehyde dehydrogenase, which yields MQIIENAVGGKRYVSASTRRVPVFNPATGEQSAELPLSTPDELNAAVANAVKAQVAWGATPPMKRARVMFKFKALLDQYADDLAREISKEHGKVHDDALGEVARGIDCVDFACGIPHLLKGEFSRNVGPNIDSYSDRQPLGVVAGITPFNFPAMVPMWMYPAAIACGNAFILKPSERDPSAPMLAWNLFMEAGLPEGILNVVHGDKEMVDGILDHPDIKAVSFVGSTPIAEYVYQRGTKAGKRVQALGGAKNHMIIMPDADLDQAADALMGAGYGSAGERCMAISVAVPVGKETGDALVAKLKPRVESLKIGPATDKDAEMGPVVTKVHRDKILGYIDSGVEQGADLVVDGRGFSLQGYENGYYVGGTLFDHVEPEMKIYREEIFGPVLSVVRRDSFKDAVDLIHGHEYANGTAIFTRDGDAAREFADKIEVGMVGINVPIPVPVAYHSFGGWKRSLFGDHSIYGPEGIHFYTRLKTVTTRWPAGIKGGAEFSFPSVK from the coding sequence ATGCAGATCATCGAAAATGCCGTGGGCGGCAAACGCTATGTTTCGGCCTCGACGCGGCGCGTGCCGGTGTTCAACCCGGCCACGGGTGAACAGAGCGCCGAATTGCCGCTCTCGACCCCGGACGAGCTGAACGCCGCCGTCGCCAATGCGGTCAAGGCGCAGGTCGCCTGGGGTGCGACGCCGCCGATGAAGCGCGCCCGCGTCATGTTCAAGTTCAAGGCGCTGCTCGATCAATATGCCGACGACCTGGCGCGCGAGATTTCCAAGGAACACGGCAAGGTCCATGACGATGCCCTGGGCGAGGTTGCGCGCGGCATCGACTGCGTGGATTTCGCCTGCGGGATTCCGCACCTTTTGAAGGGCGAATTCTCCCGCAATGTCGGGCCGAACATCGACAGCTATTCGGATCGCCAGCCGCTGGGCGTGGTTGCGGGGATCACCCCGTTCAACTTCCCGGCCATGGTGCCGATGTGGATGTATCCGGCCGCCATTGCCTGCGGCAATGCCTTCATCCTCAAGCCCTCCGAACGCGATCCGTCTGCGCCCATGCTGGCCTGGAACCTGTTCATGGAAGCCGGGCTCCCCGAGGGCATTCTCAATGTGGTGCATGGCGACAAGGAAATGGTCGACGGTATTCTCGACCATCCGGACATCAAGGCCGTCTCCTTCGTCGGCTCCACGCCCATCGCCGAATATGTCTATCAGCGCGGCACCAAGGCCGGTAAGCGCGTGCAGGCGCTGGGCGGCGCGAAGAACCACATGATCATCATGCCCGATGCCGATCTCGACCAGGCGGCCGATGCGCTGATGGGCGCCGGCTACGGCTCGGCCGGCGAACGGTGCATGGCCATTTCCGTGGCCGTGCCGGTGGGCAAGGAGACCGGCGACGCGCTGGTCGCCAAGCTCAAGCCGCGCGTTGAATCGCTGAAGATCGGCCCGGCCACCGACAAGGACGCAGAAATGGGCCCGGTGGTGACCAAGGTGCACCGCGACAAGATCCTCGGCTATATCGATAGCGGCGTCGAACAGGGCGCTGACCTCGTGGTCGACGGAAGGGGCTTTTCGCTGCAGGGCTATGAGAACGGCTACTATGTCGGCGGCACGCTGTTCGACCACGTCGAGCCGGAAATGAAGATCTACAGGGAAGAGATTTTCGGGCCGGTGCTGTCGGTGGTCCGCCGCGACAGCTTCAAGGACGCTGTCGATCTGATCCATGGGCACGAATATGCCAATGGCACGGCGATCTTCACCCGCGACGGCGATGCGGCGCGCGAATTTGCCGACAAGATCGAAGTGGGCATGGTGGGCATCAATGTGCCCATCCCGGTGCCGGTGGCATACCACTCCTTCGGCGGCTGGAAGCGCAGCCTGTTCGGCGATCACTCGATCTACGGACCCGAAGGCATCCATTTCTATACGCGGCTCAAAACCGTCACCACCCGCTGGCCCGCCGGCATCAAGGGCGGCGCAGAGTTCAGCTTTCCGAGCGTGAAGTAG
- a CDS encoding ABC transporter ATP-binding protein, producing the protein MRGAAGYEEHTNVTAVVSAQNLGLTFPTGDGDIVALSDVNLSIEKGDFVSFIGPSGCGKTTFLRTIADLEKPTSGILTVNGQTPEEARKARAYGYVFQAAALYPWRTIEKNVALPLEIMGYSAAEQKERIGRTLELVNLAGFEKKYPWQLSGGMQQRASIARALSFDADLLLMDEPFGALDEIVRDHLNSELLKLWERTAKTICFVTHSIPEAVYLSTRIVVMSPRPGRVTDVIESTLPRERPLDIRESPEFLAIAARVRDGLRAGHSYDEEAV; encoded by the coding sequence CTGCGTGGCGCGGCAGGATATGAGGAACATACTAACGTGACTGCCGTCGTTTCCGCCCAAAATCTCGGGCTGACCTTTCCCACCGGCGATGGCGATATCGTCGCGCTGAGTGATGTCAATCTCAGCATCGAGAAGGGCGACTTCGTGTCCTTTATCGGGCCATCGGGGTGCGGGAAGACGACGTTCCTGCGCACCATTGCCGATCTCGAAAAGCCGACATCGGGCATATTGACGGTCAATGGCCAGACGCCCGAAGAGGCGCGCAAGGCGCGGGCCTATGGCTATGTGTTCCAGGCCGCCGCGCTTTATCCCTGGCGCACGATCGAGAAGAACGTGGCGCTGCCGCTCGAAATCATGGGCTATTCGGCCGCCGAGCAGAAAGAGCGCATCGGGCGGACGCTGGAGCTGGTGAACCTGGCTGGCTTCGAGAAGAAATATCCCTGGCAGCTTTCGGGCGGCATGCAGCAGCGCGCCTCCATTGCCCGGGCGCTGAGCTTTGATGCTGACCTCTTGCTGATGGACGAGCCCTTCGGGGCGCTCGACGAAATCGTGCGCGACCATCTCAATTCGGAATTGCTCAAGCTCTGGGAGCGGACCGCAAAGACCATCTGTTTCGTGACTCACTCCATCCCCGAAGCGGTTTATCTCTCGACCCGGATCGTGGTCATGTCGCCGCGCCCGGGCCGGGTGACGGATGTCATCGAAAGCACCTTGCCGCGCGAACGGCCGCTCGACATCCGCGAAAGCCCCGAGTTTCTGGCGATCGCCGCGCGGGTCCGCGACGGGCTGCGGGCCGGGCACAGTTATGACGAGGAGGCGGTGTGA
- the hydA gene encoding dihydropyrimidinase: MSTVIKNGTIVTADLSYEADVRIDGDVIVEIGKNLSGDTVLDATGCLIMPGGIDPHTHLEMPFMGTYSADDFESGTRAGLAGGTTMVVDFCLPNPDQSLLEALKMWDNKSGKASADYSFHMAITWWGEQVFNEMAEVVDRGITSFKHFMAYKGALMVNDDEMFASFQRCAALGALPLVHAENGDVVAAMTAKLLAEGNNGPEGHAYSRPPEVEGEATNRAIMIADMAGVPLYVVHTSCEQAHEAIRRARQKGMRVYGEPLIQHLTLDESEYFNADWDHAARRVMSPPFRNKQHQDSLWAGLQSGSLSCVATDHCAFTSEQKRFGVGNFAKIPNGTGGLEDRLPVLWTAGVNTGRLTPNEFVAVTSTNIAKILNLYPKKGAVMVGADADLVVWDPKRKKTISARSQQSVIDYNVFEGFEVTGLPRFVLSRGKVSIVENEVKAEPGHGKFVAREAKNPVNRALSQWKELVAPRKVERTGIPATGV, translated from the coding sequence ATGAGCACAGTCATCAAGAACGGCACGATCGTGACCGCGGACCTCTCATACGAGGCCGATGTCAGAATCGACGGCGACGTCATTGTCGAGATCGGCAAGAACCTGTCGGGCGACACCGTGCTGGACGCAACGGGATGCCTGATCATGCCCGGCGGCATCGATCCGCATACCCATCTCGAAATGCCGTTCATGGGCACCTATTCGGCCGATGATTTCGAGAGCGGCACGCGGGCCGGGCTGGCGGGCGGCACCACCATGGTGGTCGACTTCTGCCTGCCCAATCCCGACCAGAGCCTGCTCGAAGCGCTCAAGATGTGGGATAACAAATCGGGCAAGGCCAGCGCCGACTATTCCTTCCACATGGCCATCACCTGGTGGGGCGAGCAGGTGTTCAATGAAATGGCCGAGGTGGTCGACCGGGGGATCACCAGCTTCAAGCATTTCATGGCCTATAAGGGCGCACTCATGGTCAATGACGATGAGATGTTTGCGTCCTTCCAGCGCTGCGCCGCCCTGGGTGCCCTGCCGCTGGTCCATGCCGAAAACGGCGACGTGGTGGCGGCGATGACGGCAAAGCTGCTCGCCGAGGGCAATAATGGGCCCGAAGGCCATGCCTATTCCCGCCCGCCCGAGGTCGAGGGCGAGGCCACCAACCGCGCCATCATGATCGCCGACATGGCCGGCGTGCCGCTCTATGTGGTGCACACCTCGTGCGAGCAGGCCCACGAGGCCATTCGCCGGGCGCGGCAAAAGGGCATGCGCGTTTATGGCGAGCCGCTGATTCAGCACCTGACGCTGGATGAAAGCGAATATTTCAACGCCGACTGGGACCATGCCGCACGGCGGGTCATGTCGCCGCCCTTCCGCAACAAGCAGCACCAGGACTCCCTGTGGGCCGGGCTGCAGTCCGGGTCGCTCTCCTGCGTCGCCACCGACCACTGCGCCTTTACCAGCGAGCAGAAGCGGTTCGGTGTCGGCAATTTCGCCAAAATTCCGAACGGCACGGGCGGGCTCGAAGACCGCCTGCCGGTGCTCTGGACTGCCGGGGTCAATACCGGGCGCCTGACGCCGAACGAATTCGTGGCGGTGACCTCGACCAATATCGCCAAGATCCTCAATCTCTACCCCAAAAAGGGTGCGGTCATGGTCGGCGCCGATGCCGATCTCGTGGTCTGGGACCCCAAACGGAAAAAGACCATTTCGGCCAGGAGCCAGCAGTCGGTCATCGACTACAATGTGTTCGAGGGCTTCGAGGTCACGGGCCTGCCGCGCTTCGTGCTGAGCCGGGGCAAGGTGTCCATTGTCGAGAACGAGGTCAAGGCCGAGCCCGGTCACGGCAAGTTCGTGGCCCGCGAAGCGAAAAACCCTGTGAACCGGGCGCTGAGCCAGTGGAAGGAACTGGTCGCACCGCGCAAGGTGGAACGGACGGGTATTCCGGCGACGGGGGTTTGA